The Brassica napus cultivar Da-Ae chromosome C7, Da-Ae, whole genome shotgun sequence genome has a segment encoding these proteins:
- the LOC125590357 gene encoding uncharacterized protein LOC125590357, with protein MDVLIEIFYKGRIIELTGEIGTQKLGIAREAKISEVLRDGVWRFRNCRDQRIREVIQVVSSFPLTLTVLEPDGVLWKCGEDEYKEKFISSDTWHLLRGRKEEVRWSKLVWFPQGVPRYGFIPWLAIRGRLATGHRTRQWGQMQCCVYCGEPDETRDHLFFACPYTFTLWLNVVGNLFGPDRDPDWEITLQRMLGGTYEHLTYILLRLVWQTTIYFIWRE; from the exons ATGGACGTTCTTATTGAAATCTTTTACAAG GGTCGTATCATTGAGCTCACTGGAGAGATTGGTACGCAGAAGCTTGGAATCGCAAGAGAGGCAAAGATCAGTGAAGTTCTGCGTGATGGTGTGTGGAGATTCCGAAACTGCAGAGATCAGCGTATCAGAGAAGTGATCCAGGTCGTGTCCTCTTTCCCTTTAACATTAACTGTATTGGAGCCTGATGGCGTGCTTTGGAAGTGTGGGGAAGATGAGTATAAGGAAAAGTTTATCTCATCTGATACTTGGCATCTACTCCGTGGGCGTAAGGAAGAGGTCCGATGGAGCAAGCTTGTTTGGTTTCCACAAGGCGTGCCTCGGTATGGCTTCATTCCTTGGTTGGCCATAAGGGGTAGGCTCGCGACAGGCCACCGCACTCGACAGTGGGGCCAGATGCAGTGTTGTGTCTATTGTGGGGAGCCAGATGAGACAAGGGACCACCTGTTCTTTGCTTGCCCATACACTTTCACACTGTGGTTAAATGTAGTTGGCAATCTGTTTGGTCCAGACCGGGATCCTGACTGGGAAATCACGTTACAGAGAATGCTTGGGGGCACTTATGAGCACCTTACCTACATACTTTTGAGGCTGGTGTGGCAGACCACGATCTACTTCATATGGAGGGAATGA